Proteins encoded in a region of the Photobacterium angustum genome:
- the dnaK gene encoding molecular chaperone DnaK, translating into MGKIIGIDLGTTNSCVAVLDGDKPRVIENAEGERTTASVVAYTQDGETLVGQPAKRQAVTNPENTLFAIKRLIGRRFEDEEVQRDIEIMPYKIVKADNGDAWVEAKGQKMAAPQVSAEILKKMKKTAEDYLGEPVTGAVITVPAYFNDAQRQATKDAGRIAGLDVKRIINEPTAAALAYGLDKQGGDRTIAVYDLGGGTFDISIIEIDEVEGEKTFEVLATNGDTHLGGEDFDTRLINYLVEEFKKDQGIDLKNDPLAMQRLKEAAEKAKIELSSAQQTDVNLPYITADATGPKHMNIKVTRAKLESLVEDLVQRSLDPLKVALADADLTVGDITDVILVGGQTRMPMVQAKVTEFFGKEPRKDVNPDEAVAVGAAVQGGVLAGDVKDVLLLDVTPLSLGIETMGGVMTKLIEKNTTIPTKANQVFSTAEDNQSAVTIHVIQGERKQASFNKSLGQFNLEGIQPAPRGMPQIEVTFDLDADGILNVSAKDKTTGKEQKITIQASGGLSDADIEKMVQEAEANKENDKKFEELVTARNQADQLIHGTRKQIEEAGDALPADEKAKIEAAVAELEEARKGEDKEAIDAKVQAVVAASQKLMEIAQQKAQAQQADGAGEQQAKQDDDVVDAEFEEVKDNK; encoded by the coding sequence ATGGGTAAAATCATTGGTATTGACTTAGGTACTACAAACTCTTGTGTAGCAGTACTTGACGGCGACAAACCACGTGTAATCGAAAACGCAGAAGGCGAGCGTACAACAGCATCAGTTGTTGCCTACACTCAAGATGGTGAAACGCTAGTTGGTCAACCAGCAAAACGTCAGGCAGTAACAAACCCTGAAAACACACTATTCGCAATCAAGCGTCTAATCGGTCGTCGTTTTGAAGACGAAGAAGTTCAGCGCGATATCGAAATCATGCCTTACAAAATTGTTAAGGCTGACAACGGTGATGCATGGGTAGAAGCAAAAGGCCAAAAAATGGCTGCTCCTCAAGTATCTGCTGAAATTCTTAAGAAAATGAAGAAAACAGCTGAAGATTACCTTGGCGAACCAGTTACTGGCGCAGTAATCACAGTTCCTGCTTACTTCAACGATGCACAGCGTCAAGCAACAAAAGATGCTGGCCGTATCGCAGGTTTAGATGTTAAACGTATCATTAACGAACCAACAGCTGCTGCACTAGCTTACGGCTTAGACAAGCAAGGTGGTGATCGCACTATCGCTGTTTACGACCTTGGTGGTGGTACATTTGATATTTCAATCATCGAGATCGATGAAGTTGAAGGTGAGAAAACATTTGAAGTTCTAGCAACTAACGGTGATACACACCTAGGTGGTGAAGACTTCGATACTCGTCTAATCAACTACTTAGTAGAAGAGTTCAAGAAAGATCAAGGCATCGACCTTAAGAACGATCCTCTTGCAATGCAGCGTCTAAAAGAAGCAGCAGAAAAAGCGAAAATCGAACTATCATCTGCACAACAAACTGATGTAAACCTACCTTACATTACAGCAGATGCAACTGGTCCTAAGCACATGAACATCAAAGTGACTCGTGCAAAACTAGAATCTCTAGTTGAAGACCTAGTTCAACGTTCTCTAGACCCACTAAAAGTTGCGCTAGCTGATGCAGACCTAACTGTTGGTGACATAACTGATGTTATCCTAGTTGGTGGTCAAACTCGTATGCCTATGGTTCAAGCTAAAGTAACTGAGTTCTTTGGTAAAGAGCCACGTAAAGACGTTAACCCTGATGAAGCAGTTGCTGTAGGTGCTGCTGTTCAAGGTGGTGTACTTGCTGGTGATGTTAAAGACGTTCTACTTCTAGACGTTACTCCACTATCTCTTGGTATTGAAACCATGGGTGGCGTGATGACTAAGCTTATCGAGAAGAACACAACTATCCCAACAAAAGCGAACCAAGTGTTCTCTACTGCTGAAGATAACCAAAGCGCGGTAACTATCCACGTAATTCAAGGTGAGCGTAAGCAAGCAAGCTTCAACAAGTCTCTAGGTCAATTCAACCTAGAAGGCATTCAGCCTGCACCTCGTGGTATGCCACAAATCGAAGTAACATTCGACCTTGATGCTGATGGTATCCTAAACGTATCTGCAAAAGATAAGACTACGGGTAAAGAGCAGAAGATCACTATCCAAGCGTCTGGTGGTCTAAGCGATGCTGATATCGAGAAAATGGTTCAAGAAGCTGAAGCTAACAAAGAAAACGACAAAAAGTTTGAAGAGTTAGTAACTGCTCGTAACCAAGCTGACCAGCTAATTCACGGTACTCGTAAGCAAATCGAAGAAGCGGGTGACGCACTTCCTGCTGATGAGAAAGCAAAAATCGAAGCTGCTGTTGCTGAACTAGAAGAAGCACGTAAAGGCGAAGATAAAGAAGCAATTGATGCGAAAGTTCAAGCTGTAGTTGCTGCTTCTCAAAAGCTAATGGAAATCGCTCAACAGAAAGCACAAGCTCAACAAGCTGATGGCGCTGGTGAGCAACAAGCTAAGCAAGACGACGATGTTGTTGATGCTGAGTTTGAAGAAGTTAAAGACAACAAATAA